Proteins encoded by one window of Thermoflexus sp.:
- a CDS encoding LLM class flavin-dependent oxidoreductase has product MPERVALYLQDAHDLREAMRYVQYAEQRGFEAVWQAESRLVRDAIVPMAAYAAVTERIKVASGVINNWTRNPALIAATFLTLDDLAPNRIILGIGAWWDPLASKVGIKREKPLQAMREVVTVVRDLLAMKRVTFHGQFVHLTDVELDVVYGRREPRNVPIYIGATGMQMMELAGEIADGVLLNYLVSPKYNEMALHHLEIGARRAGRRVEDIDRPQLVVCSVDHDRKKALDSARKLVTQYLGQQPHIMKASGVPQELLDEIGRVLTWPATPEQIERAMELVPDDIVQLITASGSPEEVRRKVDEYRAAGCTCPVLYPLGDVRLMIDIFAQA; this is encoded by the coding sequence ATGCCGGAGCGCGTCGCCCTTTACCTCCAGGACGCCCACGATCTGCGGGAGGCCATGCGCTACGTGCAATACGCGGAACAGCGCGGCTTCGAGGCTGTCTGGCAGGCGGAATCCCGGCTGGTCCGCGACGCCATCGTCCCCATGGCCGCTTACGCCGCCGTGACCGAACGGATCAAAGTGGCCTCCGGCGTGATCAACAACTGGACCCGTAACCCGGCTCTGATCGCCGCCACGTTCCTCACCCTGGACGACCTCGCCCCCAACCGCATCATCCTCGGCATCGGCGCCTGGTGGGATCCCCTGGCCTCCAAGGTGGGCATCAAACGGGAGAAACCCCTCCAGGCCATGCGCGAGGTGGTCACCGTGGTGCGCGACCTCCTGGCCATGAAACGTGTGACCTTCCACGGCCAGTTCGTGCATCTCACCGATGTGGAGCTGGACGTGGTGTATGGGCGCCGGGAGCCCCGCAACGTCCCCATCTACATCGGGGCCACCGGCATGCAGATGATGGAGCTGGCCGGCGAGATCGCCGATGGCGTGCTGCTGAACTACCTGGTCTCGCCGAAGTATAACGAGATGGCCCTCCACCACCTGGAGATCGGCGCGCGGCGGGCCGGCCGCCGCGTCGAGGACATTGACCGCCCGCAACTGGTGGTGTGCTCCGTCGACCACGACCGCAAGAAGGCCCTGGATAGCGCCCGCAAGCTGGTGACCCAGTATCTGGGCCAGCAGCCGCATATCATGAAGGCCAGCGGCGTGCCCCAGGAGCTCCTGGACGAAATCGGGCGGGTCCTCACCTGGCCGGCGACCCCCGAGCAGATCGAGCGGGCCATGGAGCTTGTGCCCGACGACATCGTGCAGCTCATCACCGCCAGCGGATCGCCCGAGGAGGTCCGCCGCAAGGTGGATGAATACCGCGCCGCCGGATGCACCTGCCCCGTCCTCTACCCCCTGGGGGATGTCCGGTTGATGATCGATATCTTCGCCCAGGCATGA